The window GATCTGATCTGAATTTTTTAAAAATCAAATCTGTCATTGACCTTTCTCGTAAATACTCACTTCTTTCTACAGCTTTTGAAAGATTTTCAAAAACTGCTTGCTTATCATCAGTAATCGTTGCTACCATAGCAAGTCCATAAAAACCATAGCCATATTCACGATTATATTGGACACTTTCTTCGAAGGCCTCCAAAGCATTTCGAAAATCCTCTGCCAAAAAATATGCTAGTCCTTTATTAAACAAATTACTTTCATTTTCAGGAGCTCGATTTAATCTAATCGTTGCGAGCTTATAATCTCCATTAATGATATCGATAGCTCCACGTAGCCCTTCATTAAATCTTAAAAACTCGTTAGTTTCATCTCTTTCAAGCGAAGATGCTTCAGAAATGGCAACATAAGCTTCAAAATAATCTCCTCTCAATAAATACGCTTGTCCCAAATTATAAAAAGAATAGGAATTAGGGTTTAATCTATTTGCCTCTCTAAAAAGACTAATTGCTTTGCTTATTAGTTGATTTTTCTCTCGCAAATTCAACTCACGTTGGGCTTGATTGAGATAGACTACGCCAAGATTGTTTAAGGAAAGCTCAGATTTATCTGTTTCATTTAAAAGCGAAAAAATCTGCTCTTTCTCTTTTAATCTTTTTGCGACTTGGCCAGCATAAATTAATTGTTCTTTAGAAAACCCTTCTAATGAATTCCCTTCATTCAATAATTTATATACACTCGCTGAAACTTCTGGATCAGAAAAACCTGTATTCTCATACACAGCCGATATTTTTGCAACTCTTAATTTCGGGAAAAGTGCTCTTGACACTTGGTTATAAGTTTTCAATCGCTGAATCTCCCTGAGTTGCGTATCGAAAGCCTTTTCACTTAAAATAATTTTATAATATTCTTCTTTTTGCTGAGGTGTGATTCCATCATATTCTGCAAGCAAAATCCTAAAATCAAACCAATCCTGTCGCCTTATGGTAGAGATGACTGGAATATTTGGATTATTAATTAGAGTTCTTAATTTTTGACCGACTATTTCGCTCCTTCGTAAAGCAACATCTGTATCATCAAGCTCTTGAATTTCCAATGAATGTATTCCTGTAACGGTGATTTTTTTGAGAACCTTACCTGGATTTACCAAAGATATCATAGGCGAACCATCTGAATTATCCAAGGAATTATCTTTCAATAAGTTACTTGCCAAAGGAAATGAAACAGTAAATTCTTGAGAAACCTCTCTTTGAATTTGGGAAAAATCAGATTCCATGTAAACTCCAATTGATGGAATTGGCTCATCAGGAGTCACTTGACCAATTCTCGCTAAAAGTGGAGTTGTATATAATCCATCAGCCACTTTTTTTGAAGTAATATTTCTAGCACGACCTTTTTGCATAACAAGGCCTTTGAGAATCAACTCACCCGATTCCATACCTGGTAGATAAGGGAAAACAAAATTAGATTCTACTTTAACCTCATTATTAACCTTCGTGTAAGCACCATCAAAAGCAACTATTTCAGAGAGCCTCAATGCACCTTCTCCATAGCTATATTCTGGATAAAGAAGAATTTTTACATCACTTCTGAGATATTGTAATGGAATAGCGCCATCCAATTTGAACCTTACAGAATCTCTATGCATAGTCAATGCCTCAGGTTTTGCATTTATTCCGTCTAACAAATTATCAAATTTGCTTAGCTTTGGCGAACAGTTGCCAAAAAGAACAATTAAAAATGCGATTGTCAATATACTTTGCGTGATTTTAAACATTTGGCATTAAAATAGATTATCAAATTATTGCAATTTATTTGTTACATTTATTTCAAACTAGTTGAAAACCAATTATTATGAATAAACTAAGACTTTTCTTTGAAGACCGTGCCTTTGGTGTTTGCTCTAGATTAGGGGAAAAACTCAACTTTCCAATTGATAGCATTAGACTATTTTTTATATACAGCTCTTTCATCACTTTAGGTTCGCCTGTGATTATTTATGTCAGCATGGCAATGATGATGAAAATCAGGAAGTATTTTAGAAAGATGAACAATCCTGTTTTATTCGATTAAAGTTCAGAAAATAACTTTTTGTTTTTAACATAATATTGCCAAACAATAGAGTCAATTTTCTTGACAGATTTTGACGACAAGTTTAATGCCATAGAATTTACCTTAGATATTTTTTTGATACGCTGAAAATCATAGTGTGCCTCGAAAATTGCTTTGCTTTCTCTATTCTTTCCTTGAAACAAAAACACAATTGCTGCTAGACAATCAAGAAGAATTCTTACGAAATATTTCTTTCTGAACTCCTCAAGTGGTAAATTCTTATGCAACATGATTAAATTGTTTCTGAAATTCAAAAATGTTTTTCTAGGACTTGATCTTGACAAGGTACCTCCCCCTAGATGCTTAACCTCCACCTCTCCAAAATAAGCAACTTTGAATCCCGCAGATCTGATTCTCCAACATAAATCAATTTCTTCCATGTGTGCAAAAAAACGATCATCAAAGCCTTCAAATTTATTGAAAACTTCAGCTTTGATAGCCATACATGCTCCTGAAGTCCAATCTACTTCTACTGTATCATTATATTGTGAACTGTCTTTTTCTATTGAATCAAAAATCCTTCCTCGACAATAGGGGTAACCTAAATGATCCAAAAAACCACCACCTGCACCTGCATAATCAAAATAACCTTCATTAAGAACTGATAGAATTTTTGGCTGAACAGCCACATATTTCGGATTTTGTTCTAAAAAATCAATCAGTTTTCTGTCCCAAAAAGGAGTAACTTCGACATCAGAATTGAGTAAGATATAATATTCATAATGCCCTTGGAGCAGCAGAAGCACTTCATTATATCCACCTGCAAAACCTGTGTTTTTTTCAAGTTTTAAAACTTGAAGCAATGGATAATTTTGAGCCAAAAATAAAAGCGAATTATCAGTACTTGCATTATCTGCAATAATCACTGGATAATAACTATGCTCCAAAACAGAAGGAAGAAAACGCTTGAGCATTTCCTCCCCATTATAATTCAATATAACTATTGCAGCCTTCTGCATTAAAACATATTTCCTAAATCCATGCCTGGAATATTTGGCATCATTCCTTCGGTAGCTGACTTCATTTCCTCTTTAATCTTAACTTCGATCGCTTCCATTGCTTTGTTTATCGCTGCCACGGTCAAATCACTTAGCATTTCTTTGTCTGATGGATTGATTAGCGTATCATCCATAGCTATGGAAACTACTTTTCGATTACCGTTGACAATTACTTTAACCATTCCTGCACCAGCCTCTCCCTCTGCAGTAAGGTGCACGAGCTTAGCCTGAGTCTCTTTGATTTTGGCTTGAGCTTCTTTCACCTTATTCATGATATTCATAAAATCAAACATATTCTTGTTCCTTATTTTTGACTGCAAATATAATCTTTTTAGCTAGAGTTTTAAATGTTAGCGACTCGATATATTATATCATAAAAACAATAAAAATAAAATATAATTTTATTTTTAAAATTAATTCAACAAAAATGAAACCATTATAAGATTTTCACAGTATTAAATCAGTATATCTAAACATAAAGGAGATTAAAGGCGATGAAAACTATTGAAAAAATTGAAAAAGAAGATATCAAAAACTTGAATTTCAACAAAAGAGAAGTCTTATCGACAAATGTAGAAATCAAAAAAAGATGGAATGAACTTTTTAGAGCTCAGGCTTTGGGTAATCTACTGCAAAGCAAAGTGAACATCACCTTCGAAACAGCCGATGAAAGAATATTTATGGTTTACTCTACAATTTGGGCAGTTGGCCAAGAGTTTATCACGCTTAAAGGCGGTGTTCATATTCCTGTCAATGCAGTTTTAGAAGTTGATTGATTTATCAAACTCCTTTTTTTACTTCTTCAATTGCCTGCTTAAGTGACATAGCTTTTTGGTTTCCAGTAATTAGATTTTTCAAACTCACTTCGCTCTTTTCTATTTCTTCAGATCCAATTACAATCACAAAAGGAATTTGCTTCTTGTCAGCATAAGTAAATTGCTTCTTAATTTTGGAAATATCTGGATAAAGTTCAGCTGGAATTTCATTGCTTCTCAATTGATTGAGCACCTTCAAACCATATTTTTTACCCTCCTCATCAAAGTATGTAATCAAAACCTGAGTTCCTTTCAGCTGATCAGACGGGAATAAATCCAACTCCTCTAAAACATCATAAATCCTATCTACTCCAAAGGAAAAACCAACTCCAGAAACCCCCTCAAGACCAAAAACACCTGTTAAATTATCATATCTTCCGCCTCCACTAACCGAGCCGATGGATACGTTATTTACTTTTACTTCGAAAATCGCACCTGTATAATAAGACAAGCCTCTGGCCAAAACCACATCAAAATCAATAAAATCTTCCGTGTCTCCATATTGTTCGATTAGGTCAAAAACTTCTCTTAATTCTTCTACTCCTTTTAGTCCAGTTTCTGAACTCGCCAAGAAGGAAGATAAAAACTCTAATTTTTCAGCATTCGATCCTTTTAAATCTATAATAGGGTTTAAGTTGCTGATAGCATCGGAAGAAAACTCACGCTGAACAAGTTCCTCTTGTACTTTTTCCCAACCAATTTTATCCAGTTTATCAATTGCGACACACAAATCTGACTCTCGCCCTGCTGAACCGATTACTTCTGCTAAGCCTGTGAGAATTTTTCTGTTGTTGATTTTAATCGCATAATCCTTCAAACCTAACTGAGCAAATACCCGCTTGATCATCAGTAAAATCTCCAACTCACAAACCAAACTATCCGTCCCAACTACATCTGCATCACACTGATAGAATTCCCTATATCTCCCTCTTTGCGGCCTATCGGCTCTCCAAACAGGCTGAATTTGGAATCGTTTGAATGGATAAGAAATCTCATTCCGATTCATCACCACATAGCGCGCAAAAGGAACTGTGAGGTCATAACGAAGTCCTTTTTCTGAAACTTTTGATAAAGTAGCACTCGCTCCTGCTTCCAAGTCAGCAGCAGTAACATCCTTCAAATAATCCCCACTATTCAGAATTTTAAAAAGCAACTGATCTCCTTCATCACCGTATTTCCCAGTTAGCGTACTGAGATTTTCCATTGAAGGAGTCTCAAGCTGCTGATAGCCAAAAAGCTTAAAAGTATCTTTGATGATATCAAAAATATAATTTCTCCTAGCCATCTGAAGCGGACCAAAATCTCTCGTGCCTTTAGGTAAAGTAGGTTTCTGAATTGCCATGCTGATTTCTGAATTTTGGGCAAAGTTAACAGATCAAGTGAAACAATTGAATCTAAATTTACAATATCATTTGTATTGTATGATTAACTTTGACAAAATGAATTACAAAATATTCTGAAGGTTGTAGGGTCATTTCAAAATAATCCATTAATTTTGCGCTTCATTTGAGATCATATAAACAGATAAGACAATGGCTGTTACTACATTAAAGAGAAAATTAAAAAGAAAGAGACAAGCTCAGACTACTAGAGTTATAAAGATTAAGCAATTGAGTGCCAAGCCGGTAATCAAAAATGTGGACATCGAAGAGTTGAAGAAAAACTTCTAAGTTGGAATTCAACGTTTCTTTTTTCGAGAAATAAAAAGGGTAGCGATCAGATTGCTACCCTTTTTATTTTGCTCTTTTGCCAAGTTCAACAACACGAAGATTTTGTAATTTTCCCTGATTGATTTCAAAAAGCAACATGGTCCGAATCACATGAAATCCATGTCTTCCAATAGCTCCTGGATTCATATAAAGGCAATCTACTTTCGGATCAAATTCCACTTTGCAAATATGTGAATGACCGCAAACAAATAACTTTGCACCATTTTTTTGGATTTTCTCCTTCACACCATTTGCATATCTCGGTGGTTTGCCCCCAATATGAAGCATCCCAACTTTCAAACCCTCTACTTCAAACCAAATTTCTTCGGGATAGCGTTCCTGAGCAGTTTGGTCATCAATATTTCCTGTAATGATTCTATGGATTTTTTCTTTTGGTAAATATTCCAAAATTTCCAAGTCGCCAATATCTCCTGCATGCCAAACTTCATCTGCATCTTGCAAATGGCTTACAATCGCCTCGTCCATATATCCATGAGAATCTGAAATTAAAGCAATTTTCTTCAAGGTTGATGTGTTATAAGTTTGTAAATTTGATGCAATACTATGCTAAAGTAAATCAAATGAATCACCAATAAAAACGATCATGAAAAACATATTTAACAACTTCTCAAAAGCCATCCTTTTAGCCTTTGTCTTCACATTCACTTTGCAGATCAACAACGCTTCTGCTCAGGAAGAAGTAAAAGCTTTAACTCCTGATAAATTCGAAAAAGCTACCAAAAAGAGCAAAAAAGCGGTAATTCTTGATATTAGAACTCCCGAGGAAGTAGCTGATGGTCATATCGAAGGCGCTGAGTTTGCAGACTTTTTGGGTGATGATTTTGAAAAGGAAATCAGCACCTTAGACAAGAAGAAAACATACTATGTCTATTGCAGATCTGCCAAACGAACGATTCCAGCCACTGCCAAAATGAAAGAGATGGGTTTCAAAAAAGTCTTTATGCTGGAAGGAGGTCTAAACAACTGGATCGAATCTGGTAAAAGCGTAATAAAACCAGAATAAATTCAATTTTAAGGTAAAAACAATCGGTTTTGAGTTGAAAATATATCTGGAAGTTCCTGATATGGTTTTGTAATTGAACGATTACTTTCTATTTTTACGCACGAAAATTTTGATATAAAAATGAGAGTTATACAATTCAGAGAAGCATTAAGAGAAGCTATGTCAGAAGAAATGAGACGCAACAAAAACGTGTTTCTCATGGGTGAAGAAGTAGCAGAATACAACGGAGCTTACAAAGTATCCCAAGGCATGTTAGACGAGTTTGGTCCAGAGAGAGTATATGACACTCCTATTGCTGAACTAGGATTTTCTGGTCTTGGAGTAGGCGCTGCGATGAATGGACTTAGACCAATCATTGAGTTTATGACTTTCAACTTTTCTCTTGTAGCAATTGATCAAATCATCAACTCTGCCGCTAAGATGTATGCCATGTCTGGTGGTGCATACAATGTACCTATCGTATTCCGTGGTGCAACAGGGAATGCCGGACAACTTGGTGCTACGCACTCTTCAAATTTCGAAAACTGGTTTGCAAACACGCCAGGATTGAAAGTAGTAGTTCCTTCTAATCCTTACGATGCAAAAGGTTTATTGAAAGCAGCAATCAGAGATGATGATCCAGTAATTTTCATGGAGTCAGAATTAATGTATGGTGACAAAGGTGAAGTTCCCGAAAGCGAATATTTGTTACCTATCGGAGTTGCTGATATCAAAAGAAAAGGAAAAGATGTAACGATAATTTCTTTTGGTAAGATGATGAAAGTAGCTTTGGAAGCTGCTGAAGAACTTGCTAAAGATGGTATTGAAGCTGAAGTGATTGATTTGAGAACTGTGAGACCAATTGATTACGCTACATGTCTTGAGTCTGTTAAGAAGACAAACAGATGCGTTGTAGTGGAAGAAGCAAACCCAATTGCTGCCATCTCTTCTGAATTGACTTACAATATCCAAAGAAATGCATTTGATTACCTTGATGCACCTGTTGTTAGAGTAAACTCGATGGATGTGCCATTGAGTTATGCACCAACTTACATTGATGTAACTATCCCGAACGTAAAAAGAACCATCGATGCTGTAAAGCAAGTGATGTATAAGAAATAAGAAGTATCTCGAAAAATAGAATTAATAAAGACCTGCTGAGAAGTAGGTCTTTTTTAATCCCAGATAACATATCGATTTAACCCAATCTTTCTTTCCACTTCGTTGGATTTTGATTTGTATTGAACACAGAAATCACATCTACATTAGAACCATTTATGATATAATATAAAGAATAAGGGAATCTTTGAATAATAAACACTCTGACTTTATTTTTGAAAACTACTCTGTATGTAAAAGGGCTAATCAAAATTGCCCTCTTAGCATATTCTAGTTCCACTAAAAAATCTTCTCCCAAGCCAAGCTTTTTACGTTCATAAAAAAGATATGAATCAAAAATATCTATTTCTGCTTCTTCAGAATATCTGAAATTATAAGACATCTTTAGCTTTATCTTTGACTCTTTGCTTTACATCTTCCCAAGATGAAAACTTTGAATCCCCATTTTCATAATGCTGAATTCTTCTTTCTAATTCACTTTCCTGATCTGCACTCATTAAAATTGAATTCTTATCTTGTTCTTTTAAACCTTGAAGTTGTTTCAAAATGGCTTTATCTTGTAAATTAGTTAGCCAATTAATCAAGTCTAATTTAAGCGATTGAATATCCATGGTTGATTATTTTAATAGATAAAGATACTTTTTTTTAGAATTGAATGTAAAGATAAAAAAAAGCCTACTGTTTCCAGCAGACTTTTTTTTGATAAAATAAGAATTTAAAATTCTTATTAGTTATTATTCATTATCGCTCCAGCAGCACCTTCACCACCTTCTTTCATATCATCATTAGTTACTCCTCTTTTCTTTCTTCTGCTTCCTTCTACACTAAGTTTACCGATTCTGTAAGAGAAATTGATTTTGAAGTTCATGTTTCTCATACCAACCGTACTTTGTTGCATGATTGTCGGAGTGATCAATTCATTTTTGATTCTAAACTCTTTAGTAAAGAAATTGTCCATTCCAAAACCTACACTACCACGTTTTTCATTGAACTGCTTGTTGATGCTCATTCCATAGACTCCAAATCCGCCCGCTGAACCTTGCAACTGAACTGCTCTGCCTCTTGCAAAAGTGAAAGCCTGAAGCTGCCAGTTTTTCGGAAGTGTATAGTTACCAAATAATCTACCACTGACTACATAACCTTCATTTGAAGCCGCAAACATTGGGTCATCTAAGCCATTAGTAAGCATTGCATAATAGGTATCAATACTTCCGTTCAAAGAGAATTTCCCTGATATATTAATATTTGAAAACACACTGAAACCTATTGCTTTTTCACTACCAATGTTTTCAAAGCTTGTGAAAATCACATCATTATCACTGATCGTTCTTACTGGCTGGATAGATCCTGTCGTATTTCTGAAATAAGAAGTAAAGTTTAAAGAACTCCCTCCTATAAATGTACTATAAGCCAATTCATAATTATCTGTCAATTCAGGGTCAAGTAATGGATTTCCTTGAGACTGTTGCTGTGGGTTTGCCTGATTAATGTTAGGATTCAAAAACTGCAAAGAAGGTCTTTGGATTCTTCTGTTATAAGCTGCCTTCAGCATGTTCCCATTTGCTAACTTTCTACCGATGTTGAAACTTGGTACAAATACCCCATAAGAAGGAATATCTGCTGGCAAATCAGAATTTTTAAAATCAGCATTGATATTGGTGTATTCATATCTCAATCCGCCTTTTACAGTATAATTTTCTAAGAATCCAAGTGTATAAGAAGCATATGCTGCAGAGACATTCTGATCATAATTGAATTCGTTGGAGAAAGCAATGTCATCTACCTGCTGAAATTCTCCTTCAGAACCTTCAGCTGTAAAGTATGCGAAATCACTGATTGCTTTCCTTAAGATGTTTTTAGCACCATATTCCAAGATTTGTGTCCCTGAATTTCCCACAGGAGTTACGTAATCTAACTGAACAGTAAATTCTTCATTTATGCCTAGATTTTCATTTTTTATTCTGCTAGCAATATCTGTAAATGTTCCATTGTAAAGGCTATTCACAAAATCATTGTTGTTATTACTTCTGCTATAAAGTCCTGATAAACTGAATTCCTTTTGAGGAGTCTCAAATGTCTTGGTGTAATTAAAATTGAAATCTACGTTATTAGATAAGTTGTCAACATTAACGTCTCTCAACAACGAATTCGCTAAAACATCTTCAATAAAAGTATTGGTTAAAAGCCCTTCTTGTCTATTTCTCATATTTCTAACTCCAACACTTACAGATGCTGTTAAGAAATTATATTTGTTCAATTCATAATCCCAACCAAGATTATACCTTCCAAAAAGCATATTATTTCTTGTTTCAGCTTGTTGCTGAATTCTCACATCACTTCCATTAGGATTAAGAAGCGTTTGGGTATTTTCAAAAGATCCCAAGATATTATAGCCGCTTCTGCCGTAACCACCGAGCGTCCATCCCATTTTCCCTCTTTTCAAACTAGCATTCAAACCAAGGTTTGATCCTCTTAATCCTGCACTGCTATTGATATTCAAAGATGCTCCTTGAAGATTATTTTTCTTTGTGATGATATTCAAAACACCACCTGTACCTTCTGCATCATACTTAGCAGATGGCGAAGTGATTACTTCTACAGATTTGATTTCTTCCGCTGGAATCTGCTTCAATGCATCTGCAAGATTATTTGCTACGATTGCTGATTGCTTTCCATCTATCAAAACCAATATATTTGAACTACCTCGCATCGAAACATTACCATCCAAATCTACTGAAAGCATTGGTACTCTTCTCAACACATCACTTGCATCACCACCAATAGTGGTTTTGTCATTTTCAGCGTTATAAATCGTTCTATCTACTTTCTCTTCTATCAATGCTCTTTGACCTTGAACAGTCACTTCCTGAAGTCCAATTGCTTCACCTTTCAACTTGATCTCACCAAGGTTCACATTCGTATTTCCAGTGGTAATTTCAATAACCTGAGTTTTGTAAGGTTCAAAACCTAAATTACTCAATTGTAGTATATACTTTCCGTTTTTGAATCCTGTGATTACAAATTCTCCGTCTAAGTCTGCAACTGCACCAGTGGTGTTTTGCATACTTTCTGCATCCAAAAGTGCTGCGGCCGCGTAAGGAATAGGCTCGCCTGATTCAGCATCTAAGATTTTACCACTGATTCTGTAAACTGGCTTTTCTGTTGTGGTAGACTGCGCCTGCAATTCCTTGTAAGGCGTTAGAAAAACTAAAAGTGCTAAAATTAAGAGTTGGTATTTCATTTTCTTGTTATAAATTGAATTTCAGATTCTTACTTATGAAAAAAGAGAAATAATTTTTGAGATATTTATAAAGTCCAAATGGCTTTACAATGTTTAAATTATTTTCTCCGCTGCTGTAAATACAGTTTCCGACAACAAAGGAACATTGACTTAAAATCAAAAAAAAATCAAATAGACTGAAAGGTATTATTCATCGACCAATAATAAAATTAACCTGATGAAGGGATTTTAATCAATTTCAAAAAAGTTTAATCTTCTGTTTTCGCCATTTCGACATGAAAATTAATAAGCTGGCAGATCTTATTAGGTTAAAAACAATATTTTATTTTAGTTTACAGGAATTAAGCCTAATTAAAGCATGAACAAAAACAGTAACTACAAACGAAAACTCTCGATAATCATCCATATTCTTGGTTGGGCTTTGTTTGGATTGGTCATCTTCGTACTTTCTCCACTATCTGCTGGCGTAGAGCGTCCAATAGCCTTTTGGCTGAAGCAATCACTCAATTTTTCTTTATTAATTAGTATTTTTTACATTAACTTTTTCTATTTAATTCCCAAAGTTCTTTTCAAAAATAAGATCCCCTTATTTTTAATTATCAACCTAATTGCTGGTCTAGCTTATGTGGGATTATTAATTGCTTATGACGATTGGACTAAGATGCCAGAATTGATGCACAAGGCCTTCAGACCTGATGTCCCTTATACTCCAAGACCTAGAAATTACTATTGGGACATTTCGCAACTTCTCATATTTTACATGGCAGTGGGTATTAGTACAAGTATTGCTTCGGTTCAAAAATGGCAATCTGAAGAAGAGTTGAGAATTGAACAAAAGCAACAACAAATCAACTCTGAATTGACGTATTTGAAAGCTCAAATCAATCCACACTTTTTCTTCAATACACTGAATAACATTTATTCCTTGACCAATATTGACGTAGAAAAAGCCAAAACAGCTTTGTTGAAACTTAGTAGAATGATGCGCTATGTGCTTTACGAAACAGAAAAAACACACACTCTTCTTTCTAAAGAAATTGACTTCATAAAAGATTTCATAGAATTAATGCGCTTGAGACTTTCGTCTAAGGTAAATTTAGAAATAGAAATCCCTGAAAAATTTGAAGATGCCTCAATTGCACCAATGTTGATTTTGCCATTTATTGAAAACTGCTTTAAACATGGAATTAGCTCACAAATGGAAAGCAAAATCAGTATATCGCTCCATGTCGATCAAAAGAAATTGATCTTAACTACAAAAAATGGTATTTTCAAATCAAATGAAAATACACCTGAAGGAAACGCTAGTGGGATTGGACTTCAAAACACAAAAAGAAGGTTAGATTTGCTGTATGGCAATAATTATGAACTTGATATCTTGGACGAAAATCCTGAAAATGAATATCATGTGAATCTTAAAATAAATCTCTAATGAAAATCAAATGCATTGCAATAGACGATGAACCTTTAGCCTTACAATTGGTAGCCAAATTCATCAAGCAAACATCTTTCCTTGACCTTGATGCTACTTTCGACAATGCAATTGAAGCTTTAGGCTATGTAAATTCGAATGAAATTGATTTGATTTTTTTAGACATTCAAATGCCTGATTTGTCAGGAATGGAGTTTGCCAGAATCATAGATGGAAAAAAAGG is drawn from Belliella baltica DSM 15883 and contains these coding sequences:
- a CDS encoding sensor histidine kinase, with amino-acid sequence MNKNSNYKRKLSIIIHILGWALFGLVIFVLSPLSAGVERPIAFWLKQSLNFSLLISIFYINFFYLIPKVLFKNKIPLFLIINLIAGLAYVGLLIAYDDWTKMPELMHKAFRPDVPYTPRPRNYYWDISQLLIFYMAVGISTSIASVQKWQSEEELRIEQKQQQINSELTYLKAQINPHFFFNTLNNIYSLTNIDVEKAKTALLKLSRMMRYVLYETEKTHTLLSKEIDFIKDFIELMRLRLSSKVNLEIEIPEKFEDASIAPMLILPFIENCFKHGISSQMESKISISLHVDQKKLILTTKNGIFKSNENTPEGNASGIGLQNTKRRLDLLYGNNYELDILDENPENEYHVNLKINL
- a CDS encoding TonB-dependent receptor domain-containing protein, coding for MKYQLLILALLVFLTPYKELQAQSTTTEKPVYRISGKILDAESGEPIPYAAAALLDAESMQNTTGAVADLDGEFVITGFKNGKYILQLSNLGFEPYKTQVIEITTGNTNVNLGEIKLKGEAIGLQEVTVQGQRALIEEKVDRTIYNAENDKTTIGGDASDVLRRVPMLSVDLDGNVSMRGSSNILVLIDGKQSAIVANNLADALKQIPAEEIKSVEVITSPSAKYDAEGTGGVLNIITKKNNLQGASLNINSSAGLRGSNLGLNASLKRGKMGWTLGGYGRSGYNILGSFENTQTLLNPNGSDVRIQQQAETRNNMLFGRYNLGWDYELNKYNFLTASVSVGVRNMRNRQEGLLTNTFIEDVLANSLLRDVNVDNLSNNVDFNFNYTKTFETPQKEFSLSGLYSRSNNNNDFVNSLYNGTFTDIASRIKNENLGINEEFTVQLDYVTPVGNSGTQILEYGAKNILRKAISDFAYFTAEGSEGEFQQVDDIAFSNEFNYDQNVSAAYASYTLGFLENYTVKGGLRYEYTNINADFKNSDLPADIPSYGVFVPSFNIGRKLANGNMLKAAYNRRIQRPSLQFLNPNINQANPQQQSQGNPLLDPELTDNYELAYSTFIGGSSLNFTSYFRNTTGSIQPVRTISDNDVIFTSFENIGSEKAIGFSVFSNINISGKFSLNGSIDTYYAMLTNGLDDPMFAASNEGYVVSGRLFGNYTLPKNWQLQAFTFARGRAVQLQGSAGGFGVYGMSINKQFNEKRGSVGFGMDNFFTKEFRIKNELITPTIMQQSTVGMRNMNFKINFSYRIGKLSVEGSRRKKRGVTNDDMKEGGEGAAGAIMNNN